TTGAGGTGTTACTAGGCCTATTTGAAGAAAAACTTTGCCCTTTAAGTCCTTTACTCTTATTCCTTCCATATCATCtatctttcgcttcttatcttctttttctctaaCGACTAGCTTCTGATCAATCTCAATTACTAAGGCGTCCTGAACTATggaaggatacgtcttgagttgcaatACCACAATTCCACTATGGATTTCAGGCtttaatccttgttgaaaccttcttgctttctgaGCTTCAGAACGTACATAATCTGGTACAAGCCtagccaactctgtgaacttagcctcataTTTAGCTACACTTCTATCGCCTTGCTTCAATTCTAGAAACCGAATCTCCATTTGACACCCACCAGTAATTCGTTTCATTTTTTTTAGGAAATAGGTTGCACAATCGGTCTTAAGATTGTCACTTACTTAAACGAGGTTGAAAGTTgtctccatttcttttaaccatgctccaacagctactggattaggttctcCCTTAAATTCAGGAGGTTTAATATTCTAAAAGGATTTGAAATTAACACGTTGGTTCACTCCTCGCTATTGCTGCTGTAACAGTAGTTGttgctgctgaacctgttggattagctacaactgttgttgctactgctggcgcaacaaatctagaatttcatttatagttggaccctccataaaactactactattttctttagactgggtagctttcttgggtggcatcttcccgaaata
This sequence is a window from Apium graveolens cultivar Ventura chromosome 9, ASM990537v1, whole genome shotgun sequence. Protein-coding genes within it:
- the LOC141685234 gene encoding uncharacterized protein LOC141685234, translating into MKRITGGCQMEIRFLELKQGDRSVAKYEAKFTELARLVPDYVRSEAQKARRFQQGLKPEIHSGIVVLQLKTYPSIVQDALVIEIDQKLVVREKEDKKRKIDDMEGIRVKDLKGKVFLQIGLVTPQSVLTKLSRTGMDKKDTMRQNVRWKTQESPVITVVRLTQSRLRQLKVKSKVILKTLFRTGWEHCEFRVMLFGLANAPVAFKGLMNIMYKKYFDSVILFIDNILSHSGIKEGQVEHLKRCLRRVEK